In one window of Vanrija pseudolonga chromosome 5, complete sequence DNA:
- the BHLH140 gene encoding Transcription factor, with protein sequence MQQHIQHPTPPEAYASTSAQPSKGLEPQTLLVLVGLPGSGKSTLANALVAASESAAWPPTARRWVRASQDDAPSKRRQEVEGLVARALADGHNVVVDRVDFDAEQRAHFVNIGHAATPRPRIFALTLTVSQATLRGRLSQRTGHPTIPDAEQGLAVLDKMQRAYSPPRPTGGEGFDRLYTLDEVQQPLPGTAWTPERLLDILSRVERGAVERGAAGGDGGRDRGAYAGGYVYGRYGPGGYAGGAYGFTGAKRDGYGYPPRRDDGGGRGAQHNGVKREYAQPYGQRYGREQHLSPPGHPPPGWAGPGVPGWGGVNGAPGAGGGEHAVPPHIVFSAPPRRNGAGAQPRQ encoded by the exons ATGCAGCAACACATCCAGCACCCAACCCCACCAGAAGCCtacgcctcgacctcggcccagccCTCCAAGGGGCTAGAG CCGCAGacgctcctcgtcctcgtcggcctgccgGGCTCAGGCAAGTCAAcgctcgccaacgccctcgtcgctgcaTCCGAGTCGGCAGCGTGGCCTcccaccgcgcgccgctgggtCCGCGCGAGCCAGGACGACGCACCGAGCAAGCGCCgccaggaggtcgagggactggtggcgcgcgcgctcgcggacgGGCATAATGTCGTCGTTGACCgcgtcgactttgacgccga ACAACGAGCCCACTTTGTCAACATAGGCCATGCCGCAaccccccgcccgcgcatCTTCGCGCTGACGCTCACCGTCTCGCAGGCCACTCTCCGCGGGAGGCTGTCCCAGCGCACAGGTCACCCGACGATCCCGGACGCGGAGCAGGGCCTGGCCGTGCTGGACAAGATGCAGCGGGCGTATtctccgccgcggccgaccgGCGGGGAGGGTTTCGACAGGCTgtacacgctcgacgaggtacAGCAGCCTCTACCCGGCACGGCGTGGACGCCCGAGCGGCTGCTCGACATCCTCTCCCGCGTGGAGCGGGGtgcggtcgagcgcggcgcggcgggcggcgacggcgggcgcgaccgcggcgcaTATGCCGGCGGCTACGTCTACGGCCGGTACGGGCCTGGCGGgtacgccggcggcgcgtacgGCTTCACGGGCGCCAAGAGGGACGGGTATGGGTATCCCCCGCGCcgggacgacggcggcggccgcggcgcgcagcacaACGGCGTCAAGCGCGAGTATGCGCAGCCGTACGGCCAGCGGTACGGCCGCGAGCAGCACCTCTCGCCGCCAGGCCATCCGCCCccgggctgggctgggccggGCGTGccgggctggggcggcgtgaACGGCGCACCTGGCGCCGGAGGGGGGGAGCATGCCGTGCCCCCGCACATTGtcttctcggcgccgccgcggcgcaacGGCGCAGGTGCTCAGCCGCGTCAGTAA
- the RAB4B_1 gene encoding Ras-related protein Rab-4B — translation MDEGTELVEAYDYLFKFIVIGEAGTGKSCLLYQCIHEQFKENSPHTIGVEFSSRTIRIGDRSVKLQLWDTAGQERFRSVTRSYYRGAAGAILVYDVTSRASFNNLSRWLADCKALASPHLAIVLVGNKLDREDDREVETAEGERFAQDNGLLFVETSSLTGENAAMPFLLAARSILSAIDSGSLDPDAAGTGVSYGERQLRAVGSQSKLGYAAPFVRKRRRQDSISIREMVGASRGCAC, via the exons atggaCGAGGGCACAGAGCTCGTCGAAGCGTACG ACTACCTCTTCAAGTTTATCGTCATCG GCGAGGCCGGCACAGGCAAGTCGTGCCTCCTCTACCAGTGCATCCACGAGCAGT TCAAGGAGAACTCGCCACATACCATCGGGGTCGAGTTCTCGTCGAGAACAATACGGATAGGCGACCGGAGCGTCAAGCTGCAG TTATGGGACACGGCGGGCCAAGAACGCTTCCGGTCAGTCACGCGCTCTTACtaccgcggcgcggcgggcgcgatcCTCGTGTACGACgtgacctcgcgcgcgagctttAACAACCTGTCGCGCTGGTTGGCAGACTGCAAGGCGCTCGCGAGCCCGCACTTGGCTATAGTGCTCGTGGGGAATAAGTTGGACAGGGAGGATGATCGGGAAGTGgagacggccgagggggAGCGGTTCGCGCAGGATAATG gcctcctcttcgtcgaGACCTCGTCCCTAACAGGCGAGAACGCCGCCAtgcccttcctcctcgctgcgcgTTCCATCCTCTCCGCGATCGACTCGGGCagcctcgaccccgacgcggcgggcacgggcgTGTCGTATGGCGAGcggcagctgcgcgccgtcgggtCCCAGAGCAAGCTGGGCTACGCGGCGCCGTTTGTGCGCAAGCGCCGGAGGCAGGATAGTATTTCTATCCGGGAGATGGTGGGGGCTAGTCGGGGGTGTGCGTGCTAG